A DNA window from Paraclostridium bifermentans contains the following coding sequences:
- a CDS encoding ABC transporter substrate-binding protein → MFLKRGIITGAVLSLVLGLTGCSSTGGNSADGKVELRYAIWDKTHMEAVETLIDGYEKENPNVDIKVEQYSFADYWTKMETAAAGGSAPDIYWMNAVNFNKYADNGMLVNMKDYIKDKNVDMSQYLESLSSLYSYKGDQYGIPTFWDNNILMVNTKLMKEYGIPEPKENWTWDEMIAWLTDAKSKLPKDIYPFTSYATEESQAGVFNEIASAGGKVISDDKTKAMLTTPETKEGFKRYFDLVKSDLHSPHDITVEVTAGTLFKSEKALVLQMGSYGLLPYSDKEQAQVAGNFKLYEIPTIKEGNKSKTVIHGLGNVISSNSKHPEEAFDFINYMSSEESMKKYTELALVPQAHKNVQDLFGQVMKEKTGVDTSVISKVAENAMPLPTSFETSKWDKSIMDNINKFMQGKVSLDEALENAQKEMQAILDKEKK, encoded by the coding sequence ATGTTTTTAAAAAGGGGAATTATAACAGGAGCAGTTTTATCTCTAGTACTAGGGCTAACGGGATGTAGTTCTACTGGAGGAAATAGTGCTGATGGGAAAGTTGAACTAAGATATGCTATATGGGATAAAACTCATATGGAAGCTGTAGAAACTTTGATAGATGGGTATGAAAAAGAAAATCCAAATGTAGACATTAAGGTAGAACAATATTCATTTGCAGACTATTGGACTAAAATGGAAACAGCAGCAGCTGGCGGGTCAGCTCCTGATATATATTGGATGAATGCTGTTAATTTTAATAAGTATGCTGACAATGGAATGTTAGTTAATATGAAAGACTATATAAAAGATAAAAATGTTGATATGAGCCAATACTTAGAAAGTTTAAGTAGTTTATACAGTTATAAAGGAGATCAGTATGGAATTCCTACATTCTGGGATAACAATATTTTAATGGTCAATACAAAACTTATGAAAGAATATGGGATACCGGAGCCTAAGGAAAATTGGACTTGGGATGAGATGATAGCTTGGTTAACAGATGCTAAATCTAAATTGCCAAAAGATATATACCCTTTTACTTCTTATGCTACAGAGGAAAGTCAAGCTGGTGTATTCAATGAGATTGCTTCAGCAGGAGGTAAGGTAATAAGTGATGATAAGACTAAAGCTATGCTAACAACACCTGAAACTAAAGAAGGTTTTAAAAGGTATTTTGACTTAGTAAAAAGTGACTTACATAGTCCACATGATATAACTGTAGAAGTTACAGCTGGAACATTATTTAAATCTGAAAAAGCTTTAGTTTTACAAATGGGGTCATACGGATTATTACCATACTCAGATAAAGAACAAGCACAAGTTGCAGGAAACTTTAAATTATATGAAATACCTACTATAAAAGAAGGAAATAAATCTAAAACTGTAATACATGGTCTAGGTAATGTAATATCTTCAAATTCTAAACACCCTGAAGAAGCTTTTGACTTTATCAACTACATGTCAAGTGAAGAGTCAATGAAAAAATATACTGAGTTAGCTTTAGTTCCTCAAGCTCATAAAAATGTTCAAGATTTATTCGGGCAAGTAATGAAAGAAAAAACAGGGGTAGATACTTCTGTTATATCTAAAGTAGCAGAAAATGCTATGCCACTTCCGACTAGTTTTGAGACTTCAAAATGGGATAAATCTATAATGGATAATATAAATAAGTTTATGCAAGGAAAAGTGAGTCTAGATGAAGCACTTGAAAATGCACAAAAAGAAATGCAAGCTATATTAGATAAGGAGAAAAAATAG
- a CDS encoding carbohydrate ABC transporter permease — MQAEVYNEKPSNLNKLKDKKKKNLKRNLTGYMFIMPLLIGVLVFNFIPFILNLFYSLTDLSAFGGWNFVGSENFLRLFKDPLFYKAVGNTFLYVLVTVPPMVIISICIANLLNKNIKGKGIYRTIYFLPVVTMASASTLVFQWMFNSRFGLVNQFLEAIGLEGKLWFTDPNLARVVIIVFIIWSGLGYKIMIFLGGLQSIPESYYEAASIDGASSFKQFTHITIPLLTPSIFFIVIWSLIGSFQLFDVVFMLIKQGSPAYESTITMTRYFYDLGFTLGDKGYASAVAVILFLIIMAVTLIQFKLQKKWVHYSDE, encoded by the coding sequence TTGCAAGCAGAGGTATATAACGAAAAGCCCAGTAATTTAAATAAATTAAAAGATAAAAAAAAGAAAAACCTAAAGCGTAATTTAACTGGATATATGTTTATAATGCCACTTTTAATAGGGGTTTTAGTATTTAATTTTATACCATTTATACTGAATTTATTTTATAGCTTAACAGATTTAAGTGCATTTGGAGGATGGAACTTTGTAGGATCTGAAAACTTCTTAAGACTGTTTAAAGATCCGTTGTTTTACAAAGCTGTAGGGAACACTTTTTTATATGTATTAGTAACTGTACCTCCTATGGTAATTATATCTATTTGCATAGCAAATCTACTTAATAAAAATATAAAAGGAAAAGGAATTTATAGAACTATATATTTCTTACCTGTTGTGACTATGGCATCTGCATCAACATTAGTATTTCAATGGATGTTTAACTCAAGATTTGGACTTGTGAACCAATTTTTAGAAGCTATAGGATTAGAGGGAAAATTATGGTTTACAGATCCAAACTTAGCTAGAGTAGTAATAATAGTATTCATTATATGGAGCGGTTTAGGATACAAGATAATGATTTTCTTAGGTGGACTTCAATCAATACCTGAATCTTATTATGAAGCAGCATCTATAGATGGAGCTTCATCATTTAAACAGTTTACTCATATAACTATCCCACTTTTAACTCCAAGTATATTTTTTATTGTTATATGGTCTTTAATTGGATCTTTCCAATTATTTGATGTTGTGTTCATGCTTATAAAACAAGGAAGTCCAGCTTATGAATCCACAATAACTATGACAAGATATTTCTATGATTTAGGATTTACATTAGGTGATAAGGGGTATGCATCTGCTGTAGCTGTAATTTTATTCTTAATCATAATGGCAGTGACATTAATACAATTTAAGTTGCAAAAAAAATGGGTTCATTATTCAGATGAATAA
- a CDS encoding carbohydrate ABC transporter permease encodes METKRSAKILTHIGLILMAGFIALPFIWMILTSIKTLAEAEAIPPKIFPESVRIENYTQIFKEFPFAQYYFNTIIVTIASVVLQLIIVTPAAYAFARLDFKFKEAIFLILMAAMMVPGQMYLIPQYQIIQDMGLLNTLTAIVLPGIFSIYYTFLLRQHFKSIPRDMEEAAIIDGASQFTIFFKLMVPIVRPALGTVAILGGLGAWNSFLWPLIVNSTPEKLTLAAGLRVFVGQYGTHYPRMMAGAVLSIIPMVVVFSLFQKKFISSIAVSAGKE; translated from the coding sequence ATGGAAACGAAAAGAAGTGCTAAGATTTTAACTCACATAGGGCTTATACTTATGGCAGGATTTATTGCATTACCTTTTATATGGATGATTTTAACATCTATTAAAACATTGGCAGAAGCAGAAGCTATTCCGCCTAAAATATTCCCTGAATCTGTAAGAATTGAGAACTATACTCAAATATTTAAAGAATTTCCTTTTGCTCAGTATTATTTTAATACAATAATAGTAACAATAGCATCTGTAGTATTACAGTTAATTATAGTAACACCAGCAGCATACGCATTTGCAAGATTAGATTTTAAATTTAAAGAAGCTATATTTTTAATTCTTATGGCAGCTATGATGGTACCTGGTCAGATGTATTTGATTCCACAATATCAAATAATACAAGATATGGGACTTTTAAATACATTAACAGCAATAGTATTACCTGGAATATTTAGTATATATTATACGTTTTTATTACGACAACACTTTAAGTCTATACCTAGAGACATGGAGGAGGCTGCAATAATAGATGGAGCATCTCAATTTACAATATTTTTCAAATTAATGGTTCCAATTGTTAGACCAGCTTTAGGAACTGTGGCTATACTTGGAGGATTAGGAGCTTGGAATAGTTTCTTATGGCCACTAATTGTAAACTCAACTCCAGAAAAACTGACATTAGCAGCAGGGCTTAGAGTTTTTGTAGGACAATATGGTACACATTATCCTAGAATGATGGCAGGAGCAGTACTTTCTATAATTCCTATGGTTGTTGTATTTAGTTTATTCCAAAAGAAATTTATATCAAGTATAGCGGTTTCTGCAGGGAAAGAGTAA
- a CDS encoding CD0519/CD1768 family membrane protein, whose product MEITNLEENVVAKEVSGGKKKVKAVSLETFVFIGVLLAGFGFVGSKMGAGLMFKTIMNTAHDLLLNTVFLIMALAVLAGALSALLSEFGVISLLNKVFAMFMKPLYNLPGASIAGAATTYLSDNPAIIAFANDKSFTKYFKQYQIPALCNLGTSFGMGLIVTTFMMTQGSEFVSAALIGNIGAIIGSIISVRIMLTFTKKYYNYDPKSEVKSDGKVEAMEYREIRSGSLFQRLLDSMLEGGKNGVELGMAIIPGVLVVCTLVMLLTFGPTIDPKTGAEVYTGAAYEGIALLPALGDKLMFILGPLFGFTDPQAMAFPITSLGAVGAAMSLVPKFISDGVVTPNDIAVFTAMGMCWSGYLSTHVGMMDALNARELTSKAIISHTIGGLCAGISAHFIYMLLI is encoded by the coding sequence ATGGAGATTACGAATTTAGAAGAAAACGTTGTCGCCAAGGAGGTTTCTGGTGGAAAAAAGAAGGTAAAGGCAGTAAGTTTAGAAACTTTTGTATTTATCGGGGTCTTATTAGCAGGATTTGGGTTTGTAGGGAGTAAAATGGGTGCAGGGTTGATGTTTAAAACTATTATGAACACAGCTCACGATTTGTTATTAAACACTGTATTTTTAATAATGGCGCTAGCTGTGCTTGCAGGTGCATTAAGTGCACTACTTTCAGAATTTGGAGTAATATCACTTTTAAATAAAGTTTTTGCAATGTTTATGAAACCACTATATAATTTACCGGGAGCAAGTATAGCAGGAGCAGCAACAACTTATCTATCAGATAACCCAGCTATAATAGCATTTGCTAATGATAAGAGTTTTACGAAATATTTTAAGCAGTATCAAATACCTGCTTTATGCAACTTAGGGACATCTTTTGGTATGGGACTTATAGTTACAACTTTTATGATGACTCAAGGGTCTGAGTTTGTATCAGCAGCATTAATAGGAAATATAGGTGCAATAATAGGAAGTATAATAAGTGTTAGAATAATGCTTACATTTACTAAGAAATATTATAACTACGATCCAAAGAGTGAAGTTAAATCAGATGGAAAAGTAGAAGCAATGGAATATAGAGAAATAAGAAGTGGAAGTTTATTCCAAAGATTACTTGACTCTATGTTAGAAGGTGGAAAAAATGGTGTTGAGTTAGGGATGGCTATAATCCCAGGGGTATTAGTTGTATGTACTTTAGTTATGCTATTAACATTTGGACCGACAATAGATCCTAAAACAGGAGCTGAAGTTTATACAGGTGCTGCTTATGAAGGTATAGCACTACTACCAGCATTAGGTGATAAGTTAATGTTTATATTAGGACCTTTATTTGGATTTACAGATCCTCAGGCTATGGCATTCCCAATCACTTCATTAGGAGCTGTTGGAGCTGCGATGAGTTTAGTTCCAAAATTTATAAGTGACGGGGTTGTAACACCTAACGATATAGCCGTATTTACAGCTATGGGTATGTGCTGGAGTGGGTATTTAAGTACACATGTAGGTATGATGGATGCATTAAATGCAAGAGAGCTTACTAGCAAAGCAATAATTTCACATACTATAGGTGGACTCTGTGCAGGTATATCTGCTCACTTTATATACATGCTTTTAATTTAA
- a CDS encoding FAD-dependent oxidoreductase, with the protein MELKSLELKKDLYWVGSLDPDLRVFDIIMYTPYGTTYNSYVLKAGKKTILFETVKAKHFDSYLARLEDLNVDLQNIDYIVVSHTEPDHAGSVEKILKLSPKAKIIASQNAVNYLKEIVNDEFEYIVVNDNDEIKIENKTLKFYSVPLLHWPDTIYTYIKEENVLVTCDSFGSHYSCEGVVNTKIDNEEHYMEALRYYYDCIMGPFKPYILKAIEKIKDLKLDIICPGHGPVLVDNPRKIVDIYEKWSRDEIIVTNKEITICYVSAYGYTGEIAENIKKGIEEHSDYNVKMYDVINHNIDEIINSITYSQGVLFGTPTINGDALKPIWDILVSLNPIVHGNKVASCFGSFGWSGEGIPNVMDRLKQLRMKTIDPLVVNFKPSEVDLYEAQLLGKKFIEKTIDANTKKEGTKKWKCVICNEVFDGEEAPDVCPVCGAKHDQFIEVIEENINYQNDTEDKFVIVGNGAAGFYAADSIRKRNKTAKIVLLSNEEELSYYRPALSDFINEEIKKEDFYIEGKDWYEKNNIEVLLGANVETIDEENKKIILDNNSSISYDKLILANGSSNFVPPINGHNLDGVYTLRNKNDLDKIKVNLEKAKNILVIGGGLLGLEAAYEMKLAQKEVTVVEAMPNLLTKQLDKDGSVVLENILKENGLNLMLGKFIDSLEGYKKVSKAMFKDGSSIDVDMVVFSIGVRPNVKIANNTNIEVNKGIVVDKYMQTASKEIYACGDVAEIDSMIWAIWPAAIDMGKVAGANACGDKIEFKAENYPVGLDVFETKVFSIGNINNIDSFITLNKKDVYKKLFFKDDVLVGAICINDLSKNVNIIRLIEEKANLNKVLSENLL; encoded by the coding sequence ATGGAATTAAAATCGCTTGAATTAAAGAAAGATTTATACTGGGTAGGTTCATTAGATCCTGATTTAAGAGTATTTGACATAATAATGTATACACCATATGGAACAACTTATAATTCATATGTTTTAAAAGCTGGAAAGAAAACGATTTTATTTGAAACTGTAAAGGCTAAACATTTTGATAGTTATTTGGCTAGACTAGAAGATTTAAATGTAGATTTACAAAATATAGATTACATTGTAGTTAGTCATACAGAACCAGATCACGCAGGTAGCGTAGAGAAAATATTGAAACTTTCTCCTAAAGCTAAAATCATAGCATCTCAAAATGCTGTTAATTATTTAAAAGAAATTGTAAATGACGAATTTGAATATATAGTTGTAAATGATAATGATGAAATTAAAATAGAAAATAAAACTTTAAAATTTTACTCAGTTCCACTTCTGCATTGGCCAGATACTATATATACGTACATTAAAGAGGAAAATGTATTAGTAACTTGTGACTCATTTGGAAGTCACTATAGTTGCGAAGGTGTTGTTAACACTAAAATAGATAATGAAGAACACTATATGGAAGCTCTAAGATACTATTATGACTGTATAATGGGGCCTTTTAAACCATATATATTAAAAGCTATAGAAAAAATAAAAGACTTAAAGTTAGATATTATATGTCCAGGACATGGACCGGTATTAGTTGATAATCCAAGAAAAATAGTTGATATATATGAAAAATGGAGTAGAGATGAGATTATAGTTACTAATAAAGAGATAACTATATGTTATGTAAGTGCTTATGGATATACAGGTGAAATAGCTGAAAATATTAAAAAAGGAATTGAAGAACATAGCGATTATAATGTTAAAATGTATGATGTTATAAATCATAATATAGATGAAATAATAAATTCCATAACTTACTCACAAGGGGTTTTATTTGGAACTCCAACAATAAATGGGGATGCATTAAAACCTATTTGGGATATTCTTGTTAGTTTAAACCCTATCGTTCATGGAAATAAAGTTGCATCATGCTTTGGTTCATTTGGATGGAGTGGTGAAGGAATACCAAATGTTATGGATAGATTAAAACAACTTAGAATGAAAACTATAGATCCATTAGTTGTTAATTTTAAACCTAGTGAGGTAGATTTATATGAAGCTCAATTATTAGGTAAGAAATTTATTGAAAAAACTATAGATGCAAATACTAAAAAAGAAGGAACTAAAAAATGGAAATGTGTAATATGTAATGAAGTCTTTGATGGAGAAGAAGCACCAGATGTGTGCCCAGTATGTGGGGCAAAACATGATCAATTTATAGAAGTTATAGAAGAAAATATAAATTATCAAAACGATACAGAGGATAAATTTGTTATTGTAGGTAATGGGGCAGCAGGTTTTTATGCAGCAGACTCTATTAGAAAAAGAAATAAAACAGCTAAAATAGTTCTTTTAAGTAATGAAGAAGAGTTAAGTTATTATAGACCAGCTCTTTCAGATTTTATAAATGAAGAAATTAAAAAAGAGGATTTTTATATTGAAGGCAAGGATTGGTACGAAAAAAATAATATAGAAGTTTTACTAGGAGCAAATGTAGAAACTATAGATGAAGAAAATAAAAAAATTATTTTAGATAATAACTCAAGTATAAGTTATGATAAGTTAATACTTGCAAATGGTAGTTCTAACTTTGTACCACCGATAAATGGGCATAATTTAGATGGAGTTTATACTTTAAGAAATAAAAATGATTTAGATAAAATAAAGGTGAATTTAGAAAAAGCAAAAAACATTTTAGTGATAGGTGGAGGACTGTTAGGTCTTGAAGCTGCATATGAAATGAAGCTAGCACAAAAAGAAGTTACAGTAGTTGAAGCTATGCCAAATTTATTAACTAAACAACTAGATAAAGATGGAAGTGTAGTTCTAGAAAATATATTAAAAGAAAATGGATTAAACCTAATGTTAGGTAAATTCATTGATTCTCTAGAAGGCTATAAAAAAGTATCTAAAGCTATGTTTAAAGATGGAAGTTCTATTGATGTAGATATGGTGGTATTTTCTATAGGAGTTAGACCTAATGTTAAAATTGCTAATAACACTAATATAGAAGTTAATAAAGGAATAGTTGTAGATAAGTATATGCAAACTGCATCAAAAGAAATATATGCATGTGGAGATGTAGCTGAAATTGATTCGATGATATGGGCTATATGGCCAGCAGCTATAGATATGGGAAAAGTTGCAGGGGCAAATGCATGTGGAGATAAAATTGAATTTAAAGCAGAAAATTACCCAGTAGGATTAGACGTATTTGAAACAAAAGTGTTTAGTATAGGAAATATAAATAATATAGATAGCTTTATAACATTAAATAAAAAAGATGTTTATAAAAAATTATTTTTTAAAGATGATGTGTTAGTAGGAGCTATATGCATAAATGATTTAAGTAAAAATGTAAACATTATAAGATTAATAGAAGAAAAAGCTAATTTAAATAAAGTTTTAAGTGAAAACTTATTATAG